The following proteins are encoded in a genomic region of Reichenbachiella sp.:
- a CDS encoding IS3 family transposase — MNRQIYYRSIRRSKQKQEIATKVVVMVEKVRMKMPRIGTRKLYHLLYDELQPLGVGRDRLFAIMKANHLQIVPKRQYHITTDSHHRFRKHKNLIDGLSIQRPEQVWVSDITYIGTRKNPMYLSLVTDAYSKRIMGFDVSKSLDASGAISALNMAIANRIYPERKLIHHSDRGLQYCCDAYQQVFNNHNIRCSMTESYDPYQNAIAERVNGILKHEFILGITTSDVALMDKLIEQSIYIYNHDRPHWSCWMNTPAFMHQQDKVKIRNYRNKNSTELKPDAI; from the coding sequence ATGAATAGGCAAATCTATTACCGCTCTATCAGAAGAAGTAAACAAAAGCAAGAAATAGCCACCAAGGTAGTAGTTATGGTTGAAAAGGTGCGTATGAAAATGCCTCGTATAGGTACCAGAAAGTTGTATCATTTACTTTATGATGAACTTCAGCCGCTGGGAGTTGGAAGAGACAGGCTATTTGCTATTATGAAAGCAAATCATCTTCAGATCGTACCTAAGAGACAATATCATATCACTACTGACTCTCATCATCGATTTAGAAAACATAAAAACCTTATTGATGGGCTTTCCATACAAAGGCCTGAGCAAGTATGGGTATCGGATATCACCTACATTGGAACACGGAAAAATCCGATGTATTTATCGTTGGTCACAGACGCTTATTCAAAGCGGATCATGGGCTTTGATGTATCGAAAAGTCTGGATGCTTCAGGTGCAATATCAGCCCTTAATATGGCTATTGCCAATCGTATATATCCTGAGCGAAAGTTGATCCATCACTCAGACAGAGGATTGCAGTATTGTTGCGATGCCTATCAACAGGTGTTTAACAATCATAATATAAGGTGCAGCATGACCGAAAGCTATGACCCATATCAAAATGCCATAGCCGAAAGGGTGAATGGGATATTGAAACATGAATTTATCTTAGGGATCACCACATCAGATGTAGCACTAATGGACAAACTCATTGAGCAGAGTATTTATATCTACAACCATGATCGACCTCATTGGAGCTGTTGGATGAATACCCCGGCATTTATGCATCAGCAAGACAAGGTCAAGATTAGAAACTATAGAAACAAAAATAGCACCGAGCTAAAACCCGATGCTATCTAA
- a CDS encoding helix-turn-helix domain-containing protein, translating to MNELTENKYVKRTQKDYSYAFKLSVVSEVESGELGIKAAARKYGIQSHSTVTNWLRKFGNFDWVNKSTLRMPKSKDQKLYELEQKVRLLEKQKKELEQQVENADKKAIFFDMMIDIAEEEFKLPIRKKSLPQQLIDSRLNKKKG from the coding sequence ATGAACGAACTCACAGAGAACAAGTATGTTAAAAGAACACAGAAGGACTACAGCTACGCTTTTAAATTGTCAGTTGTGTCAGAAGTTGAAAGCGGAGAGTTAGGCATAAAAGCCGCCGCTCGCAAGTATGGTATTCAGTCACACTCTACAGTTACCAATTGGCTTCGAAAATTTGGTAACTTTGATTGGGTCAATAAATCAACACTTCGGATGCCAAAATCTAAAGACCAAAAACTATACGAACTTGAGCAGAAAGTACGGCTGTTGGAAAAGCAAAAAAAAGAGCTTGAACAGCAGGTTGAAAACGCAGATAAGAAAGCCATTTTCTTTGATATGATGATCGACATAGCCGAAGAAGAATTCAAACTCCCCATCAGAAAAAAGTCTTTACCCCAACAGTTGATCGATTCAAGGTTGAACAAAAAGAAGGGGTAA